A region from the Cannabis sativa cultivar Pink pepper isolate KNU-18-1 chromosome 9, ASM2916894v1, whole genome shotgun sequence genome encodes:
- the LOC115722121 gene encoding ATP sulfurylase 1, chloroplastic, with protein sequence MASMATLFAKTPFPSQALPKTFNTHFVPSLKVSFSRCSGSRVGRRLRVSCGLIEPDGGKLVELFVDESLRREKKKEGLDLPRIKLSRIDLQWVHVLSEGWASPLRGFMRESEFLQTLHFNSLRLDDGSAVNMSVPIVLAIDDSQKRRIGESTRVALVDSDDQLVAILNDIEIYKHNKEERIARTWGTTAPGLPYVDQAITNVGNWLIGGDLEVLEPIKYHDGLDRFRLSPAELREEFTKRNADAVFAFQLRNPVHNGHALLMTDTRRRLLEMGYKNPILLLHPLGGYTKADDVPLSWRMKQHEKVLEDGVLDPETTVVSIFPSPMHYAGPTEVQWHAKARINAGANFYIVGRDPAGMGHPIEKRDLYDADHGKKVLSMAPGLERLNILPFKVAAYDKTQGKMAFFDPSRHQDFIFISGTKMRTLAKNKENPPEGFMCPGGWQVLVEYYDSLAAPAENGKVIPQAVPA encoded by the exons ATGGCGTCCATGGCGACCCTTTTCGCCAAAACTCCATTCCCATCTCAAGCTCTTCCAAAAACATTCAATACCCATTTCGTGCCAAGTCTCAAAGTTTCGTTTTCCCGTTGTTCCGGGTCGCGGGTTGGGAGGAGGCTACGCGTTTCTTGCGGTTTGATCGAACCGGACGGTGGGAAGCTCGTAGAGCTCTTCGTTGATGAGTCTCTAAGgagagaaaagaagaaagaaggtcTGGACTTGCCCAGAATCAAGCTCTCCCGGATCGATCTCCAATGGGTCCATGTACTCAGCGAAGGTTGGGCCAGCCCTCTTCGTGGGTTCATGAGAGAATCCGAGTTCCTCCAAACGCTTCATTTCAACTCGCTCCGACTCGATGACGGGTCGGCAGTGAACATGTCGGTGCCGATTGTTTTGGCCATCGATGATTCTCAGAAACGCCGTATTGGCGAGTCGACCCGGGTCGCTCTTGTTGACTCGGACGATCAACTTGTGGCGATTCTCAACGA TATTGAGATCTACAAGCACAATAAAGAAGAACGGATAGCAAGAACTTGGGGAACTACTGCCCCTGGCTTGCCTTACGTTGATCAGGCTATTACCAACGTTGGGAATTGGTTAATTGGCGGTGATCTTGAGGTTTTAGAACCCATCAAGTACCATGACGGCCTCGATCGATTTCGGTTGTCTCCTGCTGAACTACGTGAGGAATTCACAAAGCGCAATGCTGATGCTGTGTTTGCTTTCCAGCTTCGTAATCCTGTGCACAATGGCCATGCTTTGCTGATGACTGATACCCGTCGCCGACTTCTTGAGATGGGTTACAAGAATCCTATCCTCTTGCTCCATCCATTGGGAGGGTATACTAAGGCAGATGATGTTCCACTTAGTTGGCGTATGAAGCAACATGAAAAG GTTTTGGAGGATGGTGTTCTTGATCCAGAAACGACTGTGGTGTCCATATTCCCCTCTCCAATGCACTATGCTGGCCCAACGGAAGTGCAATGGCATGCAAAGGCCAGGATCAATGCAGGTGCGAACTTTTACATTGTAGGTCGTGATCCTGCAGGTATGGGACATCCAATTGAGAAAAGAGATCTATATGATGCTGACCATGGAAAGAAAGTATTGAGCATGGCGCCTGGACTGGAGCGGCTTAACATTCTTCCCTTCAAG GTTGCTGCATATGACAAAACTCAAGGTAAAATGGCCTTCTTTGATCCATCAAGACATCAGGACTTTATCTTCATATCTGGCACCAAG ATGCGGACACTTGCGAAGAACAAAGAGAATCCACCAGAAGGTTTCATGTGTCCCGGTGGTTGGCAGGTGCTGGTTGAATACTACGATAGTTTGGCTGCTCCGGCAGAGAACGGCAAAGTCATCCCGCAAGCTGTTCCAGCTTAG